In Flammeovirgaceae bacterium 311, one DNA window encodes the following:
- a CDS encoding hypothetical protein (COG4288 Uncharacterized protein conserved in bacteria): MENPIGKKKWAIAEGYIPSWSNGPEPEFLSHETACILNAGEKDAHVVLTVFFSDRDPAGPYRFTVPARRTKHLRFNDLKDPEPVPAGKDYASLIESDVPIVVQHTRLDSRQSENALLSTIAYSQND, from the coding sequence ATGGAGAACCCTATTGGAAAGAAAAAATGGGCAATTGCAGAAGGATATATTCCAAGCTGGAGTAACGGACCGGAGCCGGAATTCCTAAGCCATGAAACAGCCTGCATCCTGAATGCAGGAGAAAAGGATGCCCATGTGGTACTTACCGTATTTTTCTCTGACAGAGATCCTGCTGGCCCTTACCGCTTTACTGTTCCGGCACGCCGCACCAAACACCTGCGCTTTAATGATCTGAAAGACCCCGAGCCGGTACCTGCAGGAAAAGATTACGCCAGCCTGATAGAATCCGACGTACCCATTGTGGTTCAGCATACCCGGCTGGATTCCAGGCAGTCTGAAAATGCACTGCTCTCCACCATCGCCTATTCACAGAACGATTAG